ATTAATTATCCGATCCAAATAATCATTACAACTCTGATCGCATAAATAAATCAACGCTCGAACATCAATTCCCAAATTATCGAAACACAACTTGAATAACTACTAGTTACTCgcattaattgattaattatcgaattatttgatctaattatttaatcttatttattaaataattacttaattattaaataattaataattaataaataattagataaataattaaataaattattatttaatttcgaatttctaaattaataaaataatttagaaattatttataaaatatttcacttttttattcaaattatttatatgaTTTTCTAATTTTCAAAAACTTATTTTCTGAAATAAAATTAAATAGTAAAGATACAAAAACAACTTTTCAGAATTCACATCTGGGTTTTCAGGATCGAAACCGGGtctaaaataaaagaaaatgggTCGAATTTTGGGTTGGCAAGAACAGGGTTGACCCCCCGGAATCTGGGAAAAATCCGGCAGCCGTCCCCTGTTCCGGCGAGTCCCGATTTCAGCCAAAACAGGTTCGTTTCTTCCGTTTTTTCCTCTGGTTCGATTCCCCCGCGAAGCAGCTACCCAGTCGTCCCGTCCATGCAGCCTGAGCATCCCTGCACCATGAACTCCGCCCGAACTCCGCCCTCgctgtaacgaccgagaaattacgcttgtattatatcataataaagatagattatgtgtattattatgtgattaaatgtgttaagtcattaaaccctaactgctatgtgttacgtgttggctgttttgatccaaacgtgttttggatatttattgagtgttttatcctaagttatatattttatatcaaaacccgtacagctcaaaatcatgttttaaaagcccgtatttcaaacaaaatcattggccctattttgttaaaaatgccctataccatatcgctattctgaacccctagacattttacaaatttacatttttcacgaaaaatgactttttcgggccccttcgggtaccaaaaaccccacaaaaatcacatttttatttttatatgatcatgaaattatcatatatcatttttctttgcatgtttgtaatattcacaatttttgggaatttttagcatttattttgtatttattaaatatttaaaaattcaatattaatacccaaaaattataaaaattggggccaaatattttattaggagtgtaattagacccttaattttatttgggggtattattttcataaatataaatatcagatttgttattaatttttcagttaattaatattaaaaatcagaaaattgagaAAAGgggaattagggttcttgagtgtTCTTGCGGATCAAAGCCAATTTGATCGTGATAGGAGTGTCAGAAATCGAAGtgtgagtaaccgatttgaagcccGAAGCCTGTTCTATCAAATTATCACGTCAAAATCATCATCAGAGGTATTGATTTTTATTtcgtaatttttggattatttcttgaattcgggtttgaatttctGTGTGTTGTTTGATGTTATGGTTGTTAGAGACGTTTAGATCGTCGATTTTGGAGTCGAACGACACCGGTTTCGTAGTGTTTGGCTTCAGTTTCGTGGTCGTCGGAGAAGCGGCGACGCCGTCGCTGTTCTTCGTCTCCGGTGATGTTCGACGAAGAAGGAGGACGAAGGGAGGCCCGGGAACGAAGGGGAAACGAAGTCGCAGAAGAATCGTGCCTGAAAAGCTGAGTTTCGTCGTCGTTGCTTCGCCGGTTCCAGTCGCAATCGTCGGAGAAATTGCCAGATTCCGgctgttcttcgcgacccgggctcgacccggtttgcaacccggtttcgacccgggtttgatcctaaaaaccctaaccctgttcctgtttttgtgtttttgattaattaattatttaattatattttagtatattaaaattagtttttaataattctaaaaatccaataaaaattaaatttaaaaatctaaaatattttgtaaataatttctgaattattttataaatttataaattcgaatttaattatttaattaattatttaattatttatctaattatttattagttatctaattaattaataattaggtaattaattaataattaggtaattaattaataaataaggattaaaaataattaaataataggattaataatctaataactagttaatattacgagtaactcgtagtcttacgagtagtgattcgataatgagaattattattcgagcaataatttattcgaagaatgtcgtaataattgttcgtatcgtataattaaataccgataattaattgattaacgaatcatataagtttcaataataatatattagttcggtagtattcgagaatagtgcgtaGCTCATATTTATgcgagtgattaatcgttgagttggtttaCAATTCGAGCAGTtagtagttattcgataaatagcgtatccgttaatagtatcgattgattatttgtaaataatcgatctgatcgagtaagtattaataatttataaataagtgtaataaataataatcaatcctaataattaggaattaattattttaaaatacaataattattaattaattttttttaaaattgtaattaaggattatttaattataattaattatttataattaattattaattaattaaatcttgtttaattcataataattaaaccgttagtccgatttgagcaaaacgaagacccatagactcagaaaaatgaaatgAATCCAataaaatagttgtaagttataatttattccGGAAGAGAGTGGTTTTGTGATAATTAACTATTCATAGGCTCTAgtaggggtagaatcgagtcgaataaatatcaaaaaattgtaataaaattagatagggttagttattataaatatgagtctagaattgattctaaaaataattataagtctaaaaattaattatgtgctttatgtgctatgtgctttacgtgattatgtgaaccttacgtgctatataattatatgtgtatatatgcgagtcagatagaaatgcatgggtagactgataaggttacgtgatatcaattcgagatacacgtatatagtaagttatctaaacaactatctttctatgattggttcagtgttagcaaggcagagcaagctagggacagaaggcggtgagttgaaccaggttaagtacgcgcaaggcaagtttttcccctattctaaattcagaatagtgaattatatttccttttatcatatcagttacctttgataatttttgttcatatacactgttacccaattattaatGCTTGCTGcaatttcatttcgattcttgatttctcccaatttattgaatcccctattcatattccaatacttttacccttgttacatatactctggtatatcctggtgttgggatatatcaaaagcattccgattgttccggatgctataccttggactagatggttactatacgggctgggttttacccagaccattatttaataggccatagttgcctgagtactctttatgtcgGTTGGGtttatacagttgggtatagatccgcactgtatcctgactgatcagcaggttatagtgcatatgttggttcttgtttccagtcttgttcatttggtactcgccagtattggcaaattattatcctttacagattcagatggttgttcaaactaGCAGAtcattggttcacttatttctctctttttttactatatatatatatattgttgcaggcttgttgagcaattttggctcatccctttttattgttgttcctattgttttacagttaaggtagagaatgaaacccatcaggacccgcgtagtcaagaagcaaGTCAAGCAACGGGACcttcttataccaagagtgttccttcctattcccgaagagagctttgaattgccagatcaggtgtaacaggataagtagtactgttgggttgaataaaagttttgtgtagtttgaataaaagttgtgtggtgagaatgtagatagaataaagttttgtaacaaagagagttcttaagacaaattgttttatttgggtttgtaataaagtgtagtatgtggttcttgttttcaactcaacccttaaaagatcccgAGTAGTAATAGTttggggtaattattatatttatattccgcttgtgcaggtttagtttgtagttattgttaataatgccccaaatctataccccggatttggagggtgttatagttgacatcagagcttaggattgacccttgaaaacaagaatgttaggattaagataagatagaaAAATTAGataggatagaagtaagagtgttaggattgtctgtgtatgtgattagaagttatgattTTAGGAATGTGGTTTGATTTGTTTTTgtattattattgttatgtatattagatggcttcttcgtcgGAGCGGACTGAGTCAGACCCAGTAGCAGCACCAGTTCTAGCCCCAGTATCAGTACAGATGTTTCCAtcattgccacctggaccagtgccagagataccacctccaccagaggtaccagactttgttgattattttcCTTATTTTGAGCTGGAGATGCCTGACTTTACATCTTTGGAGTTACCGatgtttgatgttcctgatatgaTTGACCTTCCACAGTGGGATGACCTAGAGCCGCAGATTCCAGTACCGCAGCCTGAGATTCCAGATattccacagatggagccagaggcagagccaccagtgtatgcacctatggagcagcctgtttTATTCACTGCCCCATTAGCTATTTATGCCACTATTCCTGGAGTATATCAGTTTCCACAGCCAGAGTTCATTGATGAGATAGTAGTAGATGGGccgttaccttctcgaggttctagcacggatcttcgtgagcatcatacagtgacttatcagcgttttcaggcggagagagaggagaggattcgatggcagaaccagtgcagagagatccttggattgtttgagacgCAGGCAGATGGTCCCGTCCGAGCATTACGATCAGATTACATACTGAGGGAGATGTTACGTCAGATTCACCAggttagttctcagcagcttatgaatttgagacagcaggatcttagtgcagAGGCCGCATATTGGAGAGCCgtgggacttaccgaggcagtgctaaaggcgttgcaggaggagttgagtcaCGTGTCACCAGGATTCTGAGACTAGCAGATAGAGGAGTGTTGTATCGTGTACatttttgtagatagaggcagcatagtattgtatgactagtttgtatgagtgtagctactaactttgactgatagtagtagcagtacgactgacatatcataggtttttgtatcaagcactgacacctgcagctggtgttctacccatatatatatatgagatgatcttttgcacgttttatttattttattttcagtcatttaagcatttacatttattttcattattttaccgttgcatatttacaaatgttgttttatttacgatcatgttgtaccctttatgttttcaaaaagattttaaagtattttaaaaaggggatttatttatacatcatactgttttatttatttgaatatttacTAAATTGTTTTATTTTTTCATATCAACTATTTTAACactgttttaatattataaagattattttcattccataacacctgtttaatatactgttattaaagagaacccattgttttattaccagaaagatggcacctaaaagaaaagcacgatccgactcatcaaatggaaataccgagggcgagggccaaaacaataataaccagatggatcagatgtttaatctcatgcaacagcagatgttgatgatgcaacaacaaatgcagcagcaacagcagcagttccaacaaaagatgttacagcaagccgctcatccaggacatcaagtaccaccagcagcacctacggtcaccttcaagcaatttcagtcggtaaagcctccggaatttactggttccacagatcctacaaaggcgagagtttggataaaagagatagaaaaagctttttcgttggtgaaagttgagaaagaacagaagacggattttgctagctactttctaaaaggcgaagccaattactggtgggaatcgaagaaagctttggaaggagaaagcgtggtgacctgggatagattcactgatcttttcttggaaaaatattttcctcgctttatgaagaaccagatggagatcaagtttctgaagctgaagcaagacaacttatcaGTGGCGGATTacgagaccaagttcactgaattggctagatttgttcctgagcaagtggatacggataAGAAGCGGAccaagagattccaacaaggactgaaaccatggattcgtagcagagtagctgtgtttgaactgacgacttatacggctgttgtttagaaggccatgattattgaaggtgaaagtgaagcagctcagaaagagaaaggaccaggaaattttcagaatcgtttcaacaaaaggccgggatttcaagttcggggaaaagcaaacttcaggagaccagaacaaaacaaccagaggatgggtaatcgacttcctgccccaactcagcaaaggcttattcgaccgtCTATACCTGATTGTAGAAtgtgtggtaaaaagcatacgggaatttgcaacaagccaaatgtcacgtgtttcaagtgcaaacaaaagggacactactctggagaatgtccgatgggaagagCAAAAatcacttgtttccagtgtgaAAGAAAATGACATATTGCCAAAGACTGCAGATgagttgcaatggccgctagtattccaagagttttagcattacctccacctccactaccactacaaaatcagcccagggcaaggactttcaacatgtcaatgaaggaagcagtaCAAAGTCCGAATttggttgcaggtacactccctgtaaattccgtaaatgctctagtattgattgattcaggagctattagatcttttatttctgaagattttatctctaagatagactgtgaggttcagtggttagatgaagtgttagtcataaaattagcaaatgatgaccAGTTtacagtagatcgagtatgcccaagttgtgatattgagatagggagatgtcatgtctcagttgatttgatacctttcaggctaggagagtttgatgttattttaggaatggattggctagccagtaataatgctcagattgattgtgcgaataagaaagtgaaattgcaaactgaagaaaatgaaacggtatTATTTAAAGGTGATAaacaaaagcagaaattcctaacaatgatgcagacgagacgattgctacgccaaggatgtcaagcttacttagcCTATGTACGAGATACTGACAAGGGtaatccgaagattgaagatattcctgtagtttgtgagtttcttgatgtttttccagacgaacttccaggacttccaccggatcgagaaatcgagttcactattgacttgacgccagggactgaaccaatttcaaaagatccatatcgaatggcacctgttgaaatgaaggaattagcaaagaagttacaagaacttcttgacaaaggaatcataaggccaagtgtatccccatggggcgcaccagtattgttcgtgaaaaagaaggatggtagtatgcgactgtgtattgattttcgtgagctgaataagttaactatcaagaataaatattctttacctcgcatcgatgatttatttgatcaactaaaaggagcagcatggtttttgaaaatcgacttacgatcaggctatcatcagttaaagattaaggcagaagacattccaaagacagcgttcagaacgagatacggacactatgaatttcttgtgatggattttggattgacaaatacaCCTGCatcgtttatggatttgatgaataagtatttggataagtttatcattgtatttattgatgacatcttgatttattcaaagacggaagaagaacatgcaacgcacttaagaacgacactggagatattacgaaaggagcagctttatgtaaaattttcaaaatgtgaattttggttgaaggaagtgcagtttctagggcatatcatcagtatagaaggcatccaagtcgatccagcaaagattgaagctattttaaattgggaaagatcAAAGACGCCAActgaagtcagaagtttcttgggattagccggttattacagaagattcgttaaagattttgcaaagatagccacaccattgacgaagttgacgcgaaagaatgaaaagttcgtatggaatgagaaatgtgaagcaagtttccaagaactgaagaatcgACTCGTAACTGCACCTGTGcttgttttacctgatgatcaatGAGACTTTGTCATATACAGCGACGCTTCTTATCGAGGACTCGGATGTGTTTTAATGTAACATGGCAACGTGATCGCATATGCTTCCAGACAGCTAAAGCCGCATGGACAGAAATATCCGACGCACGACCTTGAACTAGCAGCTATTGTGTTCGcactgaagctttggagacattattacagtgaaagatgtgagatttacacggaccataaaagcttgaagtatattttcacccagaaggaacttaacatgcgacagcgacgttggctagaattaatcaaggattacgacgtttcaatcaattatcatccaggcaagaccaatgtagtagcagatgcgttaagttaAAAGGAACGATTGAACTTGTTAACGTCTTCAGAGGACTTAATCAAGAAATTCGATAgattggaaattgaagttcgtgtACCAGAAAGTTCTACCGAAATGAATTacgcaatgacttttcagccagaactattgaagaaaataagaaggtgtcaggaagaagtaatggaccagGATATCGATAATTTAtcaggagaagagattaccagtcagaaggatgctaaaggaatttttcgtgttgcttcaaggatctggatacctaacgtaccggaactgaaagcggaaattttgcaAGATGCTAAAAGTttaagatattcaattcatcccggaagcacaaagatgtacagagacctgaaggaaaatttttggtggccgaatatgaagaaagaaatagcggaatggtcagcaagtgttatacgtgccaaagagtgaaagctgaacatcaacgctCAAGCGGACTACTACAGCCACTAGacattcccgaatggaaatgggagcacttagctatggatttcgtagtgggacttccaagaacgaaagcaaatcacgatgcaatttgggttattgttgatcgattgacgaaatcagcacattttcttccgattaacgaaagattttcactagacaagttagtgcacttatatctcaaggaaattgtgatgcgtcatggagtaccagtatcgattgtatcggatcgagatcctcgtttcaattccagattttggagacaattccaagaatg
The sequence above is drawn from the Apium graveolens cultivar Ventura chromosome 2, ASM990537v1, whole genome shotgun sequence genome and encodes:
- the LOC141706043 gene encoding uncharacterized protein LOC141706043 isoform X2, producing the protein MASSSERTESDPVAAPVLAPVSVQMFPSLPPGPVPEIPPPPEWDDLEPQIPVPQPEIPDIPQMEPEAEPPVYAPMEQPVLFTAPLAIYATIPGVYQFPQPEFIDEIVVDGPLPSRGSSTDLREHHTVTYQRFQAEREERIRWQNQCREILGLFETQADGPVRALRSDYILREMLRQIHQVSSQQLMNLRQQDLSAEAAYWRAVGLTEAVLKALQEELSHVSPGF
- the LOC141706043 gene encoding uncharacterized protein LOC141706043 isoform X1 — protein: MKPIRTRVVKKQVKQRDLLIPRVFLPIPEESFELPDQMASSSERTESDPVAAPVLAPVSVQMFPSLPPGPVPEIPPPPEWDDLEPQIPVPQPEIPDIPQMEPEAEPPVYAPMEQPVLFTAPLAIYATIPGVYQFPQPEFIDEIVVDGPLPSRGSSTDLREHHTVTYQRFQAEREERIRWQNQCREILGLFETQADGPVRALRSDYILREMLRQIHQVSSQQLMNLRQQDLSAEAAYWRAVGLTEAVLKALQEELSHVSPGF